In one Oscillospiraceae bacterium genomic region, the following are encoded:
- the mraY gene encoding phospho-N-acetylmuramoyl-pentapeptide-transferase, producing the protein MRIVASCVVAFVAAFLAGKVLIPMLRRLKAGQSIKEDGPTWHMSKQGTPTMGGLMFILAILVSIVLVGWPELAAGRYGALYVYAFALVFGAIGFLDDYMKVKKKQNTGLTAGWKFLLQLAAAILFTVLLRNEGYLKPDLYIPFVNFSIINIPWPAYMVFAAFVMVATVNAVNITDGIDGLSSGVTMPVALFFTAAAALWGYQELGIFAAALFGGLCAFLLYNFYPAKVFMGDTGSLFMGGAVCGLAFALDMPLILILVGIVYIAETLSDIIQVAYFKATHGKRIFRMAPLHHHFEMGGWSEVKIFCVFAGVSLAACLLAFWGVMDRYPALF; encoded by the coding sequence ATGAGGATTGTGGCGAGTTGTGTGGTGGCCTTCGTGGCCGCCTTTCTGGCGGGCAAGGTGCTCATTCCCATGCTGCGCCGCCTGAAGGCGGGGCAGAGCATCAAGGAGGACGGCCCCACCTGGCACATGTCCAAGCAGGGCACCCCCACCATGGGGGGGCTGATGTTTATCCTGGCGATTCTGGTGTCCATCGTGCTGGTGGGCTGGCCGGAGCTGGCGGCGGGGCGCTACGGGGCCCTGTACGTCTACGCCTTCGCCCTGGTGTTCGGGGCCATCGGCTTCCTGGACGACTATATGAAGGTGAAGAAGAAGCAGAACACCGGCCTGACCGCCGGGTGGAAGTTCCTGCTCCAGCTGGCCGCGGCCATCCTCTTCACCGTGCTGCTGCGCAACGAGGGCTATCTCAAGCCCGACCTGTATATCCCCTTCGTGAATTTCAGCATCATCAACATCCCCTGGCCGGCCTACATGGTCTTTGCAGCCTTCGTCATGGTGGCCACGGTGAACGCCGTGAACATCACCGACGGCATCGACGGGCTCAGCAGCGGCGTGACCATGCCCGTGGCCCTGTTCTTCACCGCCGCCGCCGCCCTGTGGGGCTACCAGGAGCTGGGCATCTTCGCCGCCGCCCTCTTCGGCGGGCTGTGCGCGTTCCTGCTCTACAACTTCTACCCCGCCAAGGTGTTCATGGGGGACACCGGCTCCCTCTTCATGGGGGGCGCGGTGTGCGGGCTGGCCTTCGCGCTGGATATGCCCCTGATCCTCATTCTGGTGGGCATCGTCTACATCGCGGAGACCCTGTCCGACATCATCCAGGTGGCCTACTTCAAGGCCACACACGGCAAGCGGATTTTCCGCATGGCCCCGCTGCACCACCACTTTGAGATGGGCGGCTGGAGCGAGGTGAAGATCTTCTGCGTCTTCGCGGGGGTCTCCCTGGCGGCCTGCCTGCTCGCCTTCTGGGGGGTCATGGACCGCTACCCGGCCCTGTTTTAG
- the murE_1 gene encoding UDP-N-acetylmuramoyl-L-alanyl-D-glutamate--2,6-diaminopimelate ligase — MEGVPLAGGLPAQEVEISGICYDTRTLTPGCLFVALPGYKTDGHGYIQEALELGAAAVLCQRAPGGEGPWLVTADARAALARVSANWFGHPARALTVIGVTGTNGKTTTTYLMKGVLEEVLGARVGLIGTNQNMIGARALPAHRTTPESWEVQKLLREMADAGCTHVVMEVSSHALALHRVDGIPFAAGIFTNLTRDHLDFHKTMEAYRDAKGLLFRQCGMAVLNLDDEAGRWYAQRVECPKFTYSENKDEADLTAKNIRLFPGHVEFEAVARGAIQRVRLPIPGGFTIYNALGVIACALALGLEPAPVAAALAGAQGVKGRVEVVPTPHGAYTVIIDYAHSPDALENILTTVRDFTAGRVVCLFGCGGDRDRTKRPLMGAVAGTLADFVILTSDNPRTEEPEAIIDDILEGMERMEGGCAPYVVEPDRRRAIHYALSHAQAGDVILLAGKGHETYQEIDGVQRHLDEREEVAAFYR; from the coding sequence TTGGAGGGCGTCCCCCTAGCGGGGGGCCTCCCCGCACAGGAAGTGGAAATTTCAGGAATATGCTATGATACCCGCACACTGACCCCCGGCTGCCTTTTCGTGGCGCTGCCGGGCTACAAGACCGACGGACACGGCTATATTCAGGAGGCCCTGGAGCTGGGGGCGGCGGCGGTGCTGTGCCAGCGCGCCCCCGGGGGGGAGGGCCCCTGGCTGGTCACCGCCGACGCCCGGGCCGCCCTGGCCCGGGTGTCCGCCAACTGGTTCGGCCACCCGGCCCGGGCGCTGACGGTCATCGGCGTCACGGGCACCAACGGCAAGACCACCACCACCTACCTGATGAAGGGGGTGCTGGAGGAGGTGCTGGGGGCCAGGGTGGGCCTCATCGGCACCAACCAGAACATGATCGGGGCGCGGGCGCTCCCCGCCCACCGCACCACCCCCGAGTCCTGGGAGGTGCAGAAGCTGCTGCGGGAGATGGCCGACGCGGGCTGCACCCACGTGGTGATGGAGGTCTCCTCCCACGCGCTGGCGCTCCACCGGGTGGACGGCATCCCCTTCGCGGCGGGCATCTTCACCAACCTCACCCGGGACCACCTGGACTTCCACAAGACCATGGAGGCCTACCGGGACGCCAAGGGGCTGCTCTTCCGCCAGTGCGGGATGGCGGTGCTCAACCTGGACGACGAGGCGGGGCGCTGGTACGCGCAGCGCGTGGAGTGCCCCAAGTTTACCTACTCGGAGAACAAGGACGAGGCCGATTTGACCGCCAAGAACATCCGGCTTTTCCCGGGACATGTGGAGTTCGAGGCGGTGGCCCGGGGGGCCATCCAGCGGGTGCGCCTGCCCATCCCGGGCGGCTTTACCATCTACAACGCCCTGGGGGTGATCGCCTGCGCCCTGGCGCTGGGGCTGGAGCCGGCCCCCGTGGCCGCCGCCCTGGCCGGGGCCCAGGGCGTGAAGGGCAGGGTGGAGGTGGTGCCCACCCCACACGGCGCGTATACGGTTATCATCGACTACGCCCACTCCCCGGACGCGCTGGAGAACATCCTCACCACCGTGCGGGACTTCACCGCCGGGCGGGTGGTGTGCCTCTTCGGCTGCGGCGGGGACCGGGACCGCACCAAGCGCCCCCTGATGGGGGCGGTGGCGGGGACGCTGGCCGACTTCGTGATCCTCACCTCCGATAACCCCCGCACCGAGGAGCCGGAGGCCATCATCGACGACATCCTGGAGGGCATGGAGCGCATGGAGGGGGGCTGCGCCCCCTACGTGGTGGAGCCCGACCGCCGCCGCGCCATCCACTACGCCCTCTCCCACGCCCAGGCCGGGGACGTGATCCTCCTGGCCGGGAAGGGGCACGAGACCTACCAGGAGATCGACGGCGTGCAGCGCCATCTGGACGAGCGGGAGGAAGTGGCGGCGTTCTACCGGTGA
- the spoVD gene encoding stage V sporulation protein D — protein MKTDKKSQQPDRRANRTILGRTLFLMILLGVVAFVPLLGKLYEIQIANHDYYESRAIDQQTDDLTVSANRGYIYDSQGNTLAMSATVYNVILSPADLKTVQAKYAELVEKGKKPDYPEPTNEFVAENLARILDLDKDKILTRLAKTNSRYEVLKWRVEKEESDAVNAFIVENHLSNSIVLPPTTKRYYPYGSLAAQVIGWVNPNDDNKGAYGLEALYEGELAGQTGRVVTAKDGSGKQMLYRFEDYYDATDGNNLTITLDATIQSFCERVLEEGIAAFDVQNGGFAIAMDPKTGAILAWANSPTYDLNQPWTVEDPQLLAALAGITDDPSTEENEVQAAETNALYSQWRNKAITDTYEPGSTFKSVVLAAALEEGVVNDNTSFTCTGVVNVGGWDIKCSKRAPGHGVQNLAKAVANSCNPAFISIGQKLGAEKFYDYLEDFGFLQKTGIDMQGEMDTSSLIWPRDEFTSPNGLTSLATASFGQRFQVTPIQMITAASAVINGGHLMQPYVLESITDPDGNMIRHTEPTEVRQVISEETSEHCRTILEGVVKDGTGHKAYVAGYRIGGKTGSSQTLDKNRTIVSFLGFAPADDPQVVILLAYDNPKPVSPGSNYTSGGWYISGGNMAAKMAGELLGDIMDYMGVEKQYSAEELMAADTLVPSLVGMGLSDATAALQKANLDVRTVGDGETVTAQIPAQGASIPGGSKVVLYMGEQPSTELVEVPDLTGKTPAQAKSALSELGLYMKLSGDTDADSKAVTQTVAAGTQVPAGTVVEVSFLQNATGGGTSTGL, from the coding sequence ATGAAAACAGACAAAAAAAGCCAGCAGCCGGACCGGCGCGCCAACCGCACCATTTTGGGCCGCACCCTCTTTCTGATGATCCTTCTGGGGGTGGTGGCCTTCGTGCCCCTGCTGGGGAAGCTGTACGAGATCCAGATCGCCAACCACGACTACTACGAGTCCAGGGCCATCGACCAGCAGACCGACGACCTCACCGTGTCGGCCAACCGGGGGTATATCTACGACAGCCAGGGCAACACCCTGGCCATGAGCGCCACGGTGTACAACGTAATCCTGTCGCCCGCCGACCTGAAAACCGTGCAGGCGAAGTACGCCGAGCTGGTGGAGAAGGGCAAGAAGCCGGACTACCCGGAGCCCACCAACGAGTTCGTGGCGGAGAACCTGGCCCGGATCCTGGATCTGGACAAGGACAAGATCCTCACCCGCCTGGCCAAGACCAACTCCCGGTACGAGGTGCTCAAGTGGCGGGTGGAGAAGGAGGAGTCCGACGCGGTCAACGCGTTCATTGTGGAAAACCACCTGTCCAACTCCATCGTGCTGCCGCCCACCACCAAGCGGTACTACCCCTACGGCAGCCTGGCCGCCCAGGTCATCGGCTGGGTCAACCCCAACGACGACAACAAGGGGGCCTACGGCCTGGAGGCCCTGTACGAGGGGGAGCTGGCCGGGCAGACCGGGCGGGTGGTCACCGCCAAGGACGGCTCGGGCAAGCAGATGCTCTACCGCTTCGAGGACTACTACGACGCCACTGACGGCAACAACCTGACCATCACCCTGGACGCCACCATCCAGTCCTTCTGCGAGCGCGTCCTGGAGGAGGGCATCGCCGCCTTCGACGTGCAGAATGGCGGCTTCGCCATCGCCATGGACCCCAAGACCGGGGCCATCCTGGCCTGGGCCAACTCCCCCACCTACGACCTCAACCAGCCCTGGACGGTGGAGGACCCCCAGCTCCTGGCCGCCCTGGCGGGGATCACCGACGACCCGTCCACCGAGGAGAACGAGGTGCAGGCGGCCGAGACCAACGCCCTGTACTCCCAGTGGCGCAACAAGGCCATCACCGACACCTACGAGCCCGGCTCCACCTTCAAGTCCGTGGTGCTGGCCGCGGCGCTGGAGGAGGGCGTGGTGAACGACAACACCTCCTTCACCTGCACCGGCGTGGTCAACGTGGGCGGCTGGGACATCAAGTGCTCCAAGCGCGCGCCGGGCCACGGGGTGCAGAACCTGGCCAAGGCGGTGGCAAACTCCTGCAACCCGGCCTTTATCAGCATCGGCCAGAAGCTGGGGGCGGAGAAGTTCTACGACTACCTGGAGGACTTCGGCTTCCTCCAGAAGACCGGCATCGACATGCAGGGCGAGATGGACACCAGCAGCCTGATCTGGCCCCGGGATGAGTTCACCAGTCCCAACGGCCTGACCTCCCTGGCCACCGCCTCCTTCGGCCAGCGCTTCCAGGTCACCCCCATCCAGATGATCACGGCGGCCTCCGCCGTCATCAACGGGGGCCACCTGATGCAGCCCTACGTGCTGGAGTCAATCACCGACCCCGACGGAAACATGATCCGGCATACCGAGCCCACCGAGGTGCGCCAGGTGATCAGCGAGGAGACCAGCGAGCACTGCCGCACCATCCTGGAGGGCGTGGTCAAGGACGGCACCGGCCACAAGGCCTACGTGGCGGGCTACCGCATCGGCGGCAAGACCGGCTCCTCCCAGACCCTGGACAAAAACCGCACCATCGTCTCCTTCCTGGGCTTCGCCCCGGCGGACGATCCGCAGGTGGTCATCCTGCTGGCCTACGACAACCCCAAGCCGGTCTCCCCGGGCAGCAACTACACCTCGGGCGGCTGGTACATCAGCGGCGGCAACATGGCCGCCAAGATGGCCGGCGAGCTGCTGGGCGACATCATGGACTACATGGGCGTGGAGAAGCAGTACTCCGCCGAGGAGCTCATGGCGGCCGACACCCTGGTGCCCAGCCTGGTGGGCATGGGCCTCTCCGACGCCACCGCCGCCCTGCAGAAGGCCAACCTGGACGTGCGCACCGTGGGCGACGGCGAGACCGTCACCGCCCAGATCCCGGCCCAGGGGGCCTCCATCCCCGGCGGGAGCAAGGTGGTGCTCTACATGGGCGAGCAGCCGTCCACCGAGCTGGTGGAGGTGCCCGACCTGACGGGCAAGACCCCCGCCCAGGCCAAGAGCGCCCTGTCCGAGCTGGGGCTGTACATGAAGCTCAGCGGCGACACGGACGCCGACAGCAAGGCCGTGACCCAGACGGTGGCGGCGGGCACCCAGGTGCCCGCGGGCACCGTGGTGGAGGTCTCCTTCCTCCAGAACGCCACCGGCGGCGGCACCAGCACCGGCCTGTAA
- the rsmH_2 gene encoding ribosomal RNA small subunit methyltransferase H, which produces MSMELTHNPVLLDECIEGLNIRPGGIYLDGTLGRAGHSREIAARLDTGRLICVDRDQAALDAAGDRLSRWMDRVTLVHGNFADLDGILDKLGLEAVDGMLFDLGVSSPQLDDASRGFSYMADAPLDMRMDKSDTLTARTVVNGWPQEELRRIFYQYGEERYAPAIAAAIVRVRDQRPIETTLELVEVIKSAMPGQALREKQHPAKRTFQAIRIAVNDELSAVDRMVNAAVPRLNPGGRLCVISFHSLEDRIVKNALAAFAKGCTCPPDFPVCVCGKRPQVRLVTRKPIVSGPGELAENPRARSAKLRVAEKI; this is translated from the coding sequence ATGAGTATGGAGCTGACCCATAACCCCGTCCTGTTGGACGAGTGCATCGAGGGCCTGAACATCCGGCCCGGCGGAATTTACCTGGACGGCACCCTGGGCCGGGCGGGCCACTCCCGGGAGATCGCGGCGCGCCTGGACACGGGCCGGCTGATCTGCGTGGACCGGGACCAGGCCGCGCTGGACGCGGCGGGGGACAGGCTCTCCCGGTGGATGGACCGCGTGACCCTGGTCCACGGCAATTTTGCGGATCTGGACGGCATCCTGGACAAGCTGGGCCTGGAGGCGGTGGACGGGATGCTCTTCGACCTGGGGGTGTCCTCCCCCCAGCTCGACGACGCCAGCCGGGGCTTCTCCTATATGGCGGACGCCCCCCTGGACATGAGAATGGACAAAAGCGACACCCTGACGGCCCGGACGGTGGTAAACGGGTGGCCCCAGGAGGAGCTGCGGCGGATTTTCTACCAGTACGGCGAGGAACGGTACGCGCCCGCGATTGCGGCGGCCATCGTCCGGGTCAGGGACCAGCGCCCGATAGAGACCACCCTGGAGCTGGTGGAGGTCATCAAGTCGGCCATGCCGGGCCAGGCCCTGCGGGAGAAGCAGCACCCCGCCAAGCGCACCTTCCAGGCCATCCGCATCGCGGTGAACGACGAGCTGTCCGCCGTGGACCGCATGGTGAACGCGGCGGTGCCCCGCCTGAATCCGGGCGGCCGCCTGTGCGTGATCTCCTTCCACTCGCTGGAGGACCGCATCGTGAAAAACGCTCTGGCGGCCTTTGCCAAGGGCTGCACCTGTCCGCCGGATTTCCCCGTGTGTGTGTGCGGGAAAAGGCCGCAGGTGAGGCTGGTCACCCGCAAGCCCATCGTCTCGGGCCCGGGGGAGCTGGCGGAAAACCCCCGCGCGCGCAGCGCCAAGCTGCGGGTGGCGGAAAAAATCTGA
- the mraZ gene encoding transcriptional regulator MraZ yields MTGTYEHSLDAKGRLFIPAKLREELGVTFYLAMGVDACLAIYPQETWDRFTEKFASLPMSQSKAMRVLFANAVKCELDSQGRIVVPQKLRRYAALDKDAVIIGVNDRAEVWSKETWQAQEEEEMTPEKMAACMEALGF; encoded by the coding sequence ATGACCGGCACCTACGAGCACAGCCTGGACGCCAAGGGCCGACTGTTCATCCCCGCCAAGCTCCGGGAGGAGCTGGGCGTCACCTTCTACCTGGCCATGGGCGTGGACGCGTGCCTGGCCATCTACCCCCAGGAGACCTGGGACCGCTTTACCGAAAAGTTCGCCTCCCTGCCCATGAGCCAGTCCAAGGCCATGCGCGTGCTCTTCGCCAACGCCGTCAAGTGCGAGCTGGACAGCCAGGGCCGCATCGTGGTGCCCCAGAAGCTGCGCAGGTACGCGGCGCTGGACAAGGACGCGGTGATCATCGGCGTCAACGACCGGGCGGAGGTCTGGAGCAAGGAGACCTGGCAGGCCCAGGAGGAAGAGGAGATGACCCCGGAGAAGATGGCCGCCTGCATGGAGGCCCTGGGGTTCTGA
- a CDS encoding transcriptional regulator has protein sequence MKSKYKASYKIVGFNIAYYRKIAGLTQEGLAEKSGLDISTISKLEIAQIGATLDTLYDIADALGVDAYKLLMNPR, from the coding sequence GTGAAAAGCAAGTATAAGGCGTCCTACAAAATCGTCGGCTTTAATATCGCGTATTACCGGAAAATAGCCGGACTCACCCAGGAGGGCCTGGCTGAAAAGTCGGGATTGGATATTTCAACCATCAGCAAACTGGAGATTGCCCAGATAGGCGCAACGCTTGACACCCTCTATGACATCGCCGACGCGCTGGGTGTGGACGCCTACAAGCTGCTGATGAATCCGAGATAG
- a CDS encoding vacuolar-type H+-ATPase subunit H: MATGVEELLDMLYELIDEAKGLPLSSEKCIIERDKALDLLDEIRGQFPMELSEAKKLLASRNEYLASAKREAELMRKQAEEQARQMLAEDELLAQAKQKGNEIVRKAEERSRELRRVANDYCEDALRRTEEAVSEARDEVAKARSRFRAAAQAAAGGRTVFDAAAEEK; encoded by the coding sequence ATGGCAACCGGAGTGGAAGAACTGCTGGACATGCTCTACGAGCTGATTGACGAGGCGAAGGGGCTGCCCCTGAGCAGCGAGAAATGTATCATCGAGCGGGACAAGGCGCTGGATCTGCTGGACGAGATCCGGGGCCAGTTCCCCATGGAGCTGTCCGAGGCCAAAAAGCTGCTGGCCAGCCGCAACGAGTACCTGGCCTCCGCCAAGCGGGAGGCCGAGCTCATGCGCAAGCAGGCCGAGGAGCAGGCCCGGCAGATGCTGGCCGAGGACGAGCTGCTGGCCCAGGCCAAGCAGAAGGGCAACGAGATCGTCCGCAAGGCGGAGGAGCGCAGCCGGGAGCTGCGCCGGGTGGCCAACGACTACTGCGAGGACGCGCTGCGCCGCACCGAGGAGGCCGTGAGCGAGGCCAGGGACGAGGTGGCCAAGGCCCGATCCCGCTTCCGCGCCGCCGCCCAGGCGGCCGCCGGCGGGCGGACGGTGTTCGACGCCGCCGCCGAGGAGAAATAG
- the coaD gene encoding phosphopantetheine adenylyltransferase: MKTAVYPGSFDPITLGHLNIVKRAAVCFDKLIVCVMTNSDKNSGLFTPDERVELIRRVVAKLPNVEVDRSSGLLSDYAREKHACAVVKGLRAVSDYEKEVQMALINRKLNPRLDTMFLPSSAKYTYLSSSVVKEMAWYGADLSDFVPREIIADVNGRMKQKRGL, from the coding sequence ATGAAAACCGCCGTTTACCCCGGCAGCTTCGACCCCATCACACTGGGCCACCTGAACATCGTCAAGCGCGCCGCCGTGTGCTTTGACAAGCTCATCGTCTGCGTGATGACGAATTCGGATAAAAACAGCGGCCTGTTTACCCCCGACGAGCGGGTGGAGCTGATCCGCCGGGTGGTGGCCAAGCTGCCCAACGTGGAGGTGGACCGCTCCTCCGGGCTGCTGAGCGACTACGCGCGGGAGAAGCACGCCTGCGCCGTGGTCAAGGGTCTGCGGGCCGTGTCCGACTACGAAAAAGAGGTCCAGATGGCCCTCATCAACCGCAAGCTGAACCCCAGGCTGGACACCATGTTCCTGCCCTCCAGCGCGAAGTACACCTACCTCAGCTCCAGCGTGGTCAAGGAGATGGCGTGGTACGGGGCGGATCTGTCGGACTTCGTGCCCAGGGAGATCATCGCGGACGTGAACGGGCGGATGAAGCAAAAGCGCGGCCTGTGA
- a CDS encoding methyltransferase: protein MRVITGSARGRRLRELPGLETRPTTDKVKESIFNIVQFDVEGRRVLDLFAGTGQLGIEALSRGAAQAVFVDVRREAAAIIRENLEATRLAERARVVQGDFAAFLTGCREKFDLVFLDPPYASGCLEKALELIAAIDIMTENGIMVCESALDTPLPELPAPYEKGREYRYGKIKITVYRRTI, encoded by the coding sequence ATGAGAGTGATTACCGGCTCGGCCCGGGGGCGGCGGCTCAGGGAGCTGCCCGGCCTGGAGACCCGGCCCACCACCGACAAGGTGAAGGAGTCCATTTTTAACATCGTCCAGTTCGACGTGGAGGGCCGCCGGGTGCTGGATCTCTTCGCCGGCACGGGCCAGCTGGGCATCGAGGCCCTCTCCCGCGGGGCGGCCCAGGCCGTCTTTGTGGACGTGCGGCGGGAGGCCGCGGCCATTATCCGGGAAAACCTGGAGGCCACCCGCCTGGCGGAGCGGGCCAGGGTGGTGCAGGGGGATTTCGCGGCCTTCCTCACCGGGTGCAGGGAGAAGTTCGACCTGGTGTTCCTGGACCCGCCCTACGCCTCCGGCTGCCTGGAAAAGGCCCTGGAGCTTATCGCCGCGATTGACATTATGACTGAAAATGGTATAATGGTGTGCGAAAGCGCCCTGGATACCCCGCTGCCGGAGCTTCCCGCCCCCTACGAGAAGGGCAGGGAGTACCGCTATGGGAAGATTAAAATTACCGTGTACCGCCGCACGATTTAG
- the uvrC gene encoding UvrABC system protein C yields the protein MGEPRPLTEAEWARVCRSEKFDELKEKAHALPLKPGVYIMQDAKNVVIYVGKAKALKNRVSQYFVDSASHTEKTRAMVSQIDHFDVIVADSEFEALVLESSLIKRHQPHYNILLKDDKGYPYIRLTVKEEYPKFSMANRAEEDGARYFGPYGSRGSTQGIIDALRRALRLPSCGRKFPRDIGKERPCLNYHMGQCDGYCRREMDQSRYREAIGQAVRLLEGQFKEVGEELSAEMALAAEELRFEKAAELRDRYRAIELLGKRQKVVAGSLADTDVVGFHRGDAKSCFVVLHYVDGELAAKDWDLIETPMEAEPGEAVSALVGQYYGGRGSLPRQILLPCEIDDEVPLARMLSEAAGRRVNLITPQRGAKVDLIRLANKNAAEEVERWTTREERQSKLLELLARMLGLDRPPMRMESYDISNQGADDIVASMVVYVNARPLKRDYRHFKLKDMDAPDDYASMEQVLTRRFKRYLEGDEKFGELPDLLLIDGGENHARVAVRVLEELNLNIPVFGMVKDDRHRTRALVTPEGREIGIQANQAVFSLIGQIQEETHRFAIEFHRQQQAQRVKGSVLDKIPGVGERRRAELLKHFKSVKNIKAATLAELEQAVPKNTARAVYTYFNAKGEQTPGKGEGT from the coding sequence TTGGGAGAACCAAGGCCGCTGACAGAGGCGGAGTGGGCCCGCGTGTGCAGGTCTGAGAAGTTTGACGAGTTAAAAGAAAAAGCCCACGCCCTGCCCCTCAAGCCGGGCGTGTATATCATGCAGGACGCGAAAAACGTGGTCATCTACGTGGGCAAGGCCAAGGCGCTGAAAAACCGGGTGTCCCAGTATTTTGTGGACTCGGCGTCCCACACGGAGAAGACCCGGGCCATGGTCAGCCAAATCGACCACTTCGACGTAATCGTGGCGGACAGCGAGTTCGAGGCCCTAGTGCTGGAGTCCTCCCTCATCAAGCGCCACCAGCCCCACTACAACATCCTGCTCAAGGACGACAAGGGCTACCCCTACATCCGCCTGACGGTGAAGGAGGAATACCCCAAATTCTCCATGGCAAACCGGGCGGAGGAGGACGGGGCCCGCTACTTCGGGCCCTACGGCAGCCGGGGGAGCACCCAGGGCATCATCGACGCGCTGCGCCGGGCCCTGCGCCTGCCCTCCTGCGGGCGCAAGTTCCCCCGGGACATCGGCAAGGAGCGCCCGTGCCTGAACTACCACATGGGCCAGTGCGACGGCTACTGCCGCCGGGAGATGGACCAGTCCCGCTACCGGGAGGCCATCGGCCAGGCGGTGCGCCTGCTGGAGGGGCAGTTCAAGGAGGTGGGGGAGGAGCTGAGCGCCGAGATGGCCCTGGCCGCCGAGGAGCTGCGCTTCGAGAAGGCGGCCGAGCTGCGGGACCGCTACCGGGCCATTGAGCTGCTGGGCAAGCGGCAGAAGGTGGTGGCCGGGTCCCTGGCGGACACCGACGTGGTGGGCTTCCACCGGGGGGACGCCAAGAGCTGCTTCGTGGTGCTCCACTACGTGGACGGGGAGCTGGCCGCCAAGGACTGGGATCTCATTGAGACGCCCATGGAGGCGGAGCCCGGCGAGGCGGTCTCCGCCCTGGTGGGGCAGTACTACGGGGGCCGGGGCAGCCTGCCCCGCCAGATTCTGCTGCCCTGCGAGATCGACGACGAGGTCCCCCTGGCCCGGATGCTCTCCGAGGCGGCGGGCCGCCGGGTGAACCTGATTACCCCCCAGCGGGGGGCCAAGGTGGATCTGATCCGCCTGGCCAACAAGAACGCCGCCGAGGAGGTGGAGCGCTGGACCACCCGGGAGGAGCGCCAGTCCAAGCTGCTGGAGCTGCTCGCGCGGATGCTGGGCCTGGACAGGCCCCCCATGCGCATGGAGAGCTATGACATCTCCAACCAGGGCGCGGACGACATCGTGGCCTCCATGGTGGTCTACGTCAACGCCCGGCCCCTGAAGCGGGACTACCGGCACTTCAAGCTCAAGGACATGGACGCGCCGGACGACTACGCCTCCATGGAGCAGGTGCTCACGCGGCGCTTCAAGCGCTACCTGGAGGGGGACGAGAAGTTCGGGGAGCTGCCCGACCTGCTGCTCATCGACGGCGGCGAGAACCACGCCAGGGTGGCCGTGCGGGTGCTGGAGGAGCTGAACCTCAATATCCCGGTGTTCGGCATGGTGAAGGACGACCGCCACCGCACCCGGGCCCTGGTGACCCCGGAGGGCCGGGAGATCGGCATACAGGCCAACCAGGCGGTGTTCTCCCTCATCGGGCAGATCCAGGAGGAGACCCACCGCTTCGCCATCGAGTTCCACCGCCAGCAGCAGGCCCAGCGGGTGAAGGGCTCGGTGCTGGACAAGATCCCCGGCGTGGGGGAGCGCCGCCGCGCGGAGCTGCTAAAGCACTTCAAAAGCGTCAAGAATATCAAAGCGGCCACCCTGGCGGAGCTGGAGCAGGCCGTGCCTAAAAATACCGCCAGGGCGGTGTACACGTATTTTAACGCCAAGGGGGAGCAGACCCCCGGCAAAGGAGAAGGAACATGA